The following are encoded in a window of Candidatus Fluviicola riflensis genomic DNA:
- a CDS encoding NADH-quinone oxidoreductase subunit K, which yields MVLATIFESGVGIKFYMLLATALFVIGAFGVLYRKNAIILLMCIELMLNAANLLLVAFSTYFGKADGQLFVFFIMVVAAAEATVGLSILVLVFRNARSVDIRLFNKLKD from the coding sequence ATGGTATTAGCTACGATTTTCGAATCCGGAGTAGGTATTAAATTCTACATGCTTTTGGCGACAGCGTTGTTTGTCATCGGGGCGTTTGGAGTTCTTTACCGAAAAAATGCAATTATCCTGCTGATGTGCATCGAATTGATGCTGAACGCAGCGAATTTATTGCTGGTGGCCTTTTCAACCTATTTTGGAAAAGCCGATGGACAGTTGTTTGTGTTTTTCATCATGGTGGTTGCGGCCGCTGAAGCCACGGTTGGTTTATCCATCCTGGTACTGGTTTTCCGCAATGCACGCTCGGTGGATATCCGTTTGTTTAACAAATTAAAAGATTAA
- a CDS encoding NADH-quinone oxidoreductase subunit I: MESLSNRKKVVSDKKMTFWESIYLPAVLGGMWITFKHLFRKHNVTKYPEETREFAPVYRGQHVLKRDEEGRENCTACGLCAVACPAEAITMVAAERKKGEEHLYREEKYASTYEINMLRCIFCGLCEEACPKEAIFLTDRIVPTYFERDNFIYGKDKLVEKVDERIDISKRQLTGKRPKNS; the protein is encoded by the coding sequence ATGGAGAGTTTATCAAATCGCAAAAAAGTAGTTTCCGACAAGAAGATGACCTTCTGGGAAAGTATTTATTTGCCCGCCGTTTTGGGAGGAATGTGGATTACATTCAAACATTTGTTCCGAAAACACAATGTGACGAAGTATCCCGAAGAGACACGCGAGTTCGCTCCGGTTTACAGAGGTCAGCACGTATTGAAACGCGACGAAGAAGGTCGTGAAAACTGTACTGCCTGTGGATTGTGCGCTGTTGCCTGCCCGGCAGAAGCCATTACGATGGTAGCCGCCGAGCGCAAAAAAGGCGAAGAACATTTATACCGCGAAGAAAAATACGCTTCCACGTACGAGATCAATATGCTGCGCTGTATCTTCTGCGGATTGTGCGAAGAAGCATGTCCGAAAGAAGCAATTTTCCTTACTGATCGTATCGTTCCGACCTATTTCGAGCGCGACAATTTCATCTATGGAAAAGATAAACTGGTGGAAAAAGTAGATGAGCGCATCGATATTTCCAAACGTCAATTAACCGGAAAACGCCCGAAAAACTCATGA
- a CDS encoding NADH-quinone oxidoreductase subunit J, with translation MSTELIIATVLGGLTIGSALMVVLSHHPVRSVLYLIVTFFLITANYVLMNAQFIAIVNIIVYAGAIMVLFLFVLMLLNLSKEDEPRSSLFMKVAAAMAAGVLFLVLFAALKDAAIVAPQLAAPHDESMGLVKNLGHLLFTKYVLPFEISSILFIAAMVGAVLLAKRDKQIIE, from the coding sequence ATGAGTACAGAATTAATCATTGCAACTGTATTGGGAGGTTTAACGATCGGTTCGGCGCTGATGGTGGTTTTGAGCCATCATCCCGTAAGAAGCGTATTGTACCTCATTGTTACTTTCTTTCTCATTACAGCCAACTACGTATTAATGAATGCGCAGTTTATTGCTATCGTAAACATCATTGTTTATGCCGGAGCAATCATGGTATTATTCCTCTTTGTATTAATGCTGCTCAACCTGAGTAAGGAAGATGAACCCCGGAGTTCGCTCTTTATGAAAGTGGCAGCCGCTATGGCCGCCGGAGTCTTGTTCCTGGTGTTGTTTGCCGCGCTGAAAGATGCAGCTATTGTTGCACCACAGCTGGCCGCACCTCACGATGAGTCGATGGGATTGGTGAAAAATCTCGGCCATTTACTCTTTACGAAATACGTGCTTCCGTTCGAAATTTCTTCTATCCTGTTCATCGCAGCAATGGTAGGAGCAGTTCTTCTGGCGAAACGCGATAAACAAATTATAGAATAA
- a CDS encoding NADH-quinone oxidoreductase subunit L translates to MSVAQLVPLIILLPLIGALINGTVGKNLPKAVVGAIATGVMALSFGLALMVFSQLDKAVEIDLFTMLKTETFSLHARLLADNLSVWMTLIVTGVGTLIHLFSMGYMKHDAGYYKFFVYLNLFIFAMLILVLGSNYFMLFFGWEGVGICSYLLIGFWYGDFKNTVAARKAFIMNRIGDLGLLIGLFLLLFNFGTLEYSELSAAIIGSKVDLSTILCGVTLCLFIGATGKSAQIPLFTWLPDAMAGPTPVSALIHAATMVTAGIFLVVRSNYMFELAPMTQDIMLYIGLATSIVAAIIAMRQNDIKKVLAYSTVSQLGMLFVALGMGAYTAAMFHVTTHAFFKALLFLGSGSVIHAMSDEQDIRQMGGLRKKIPVTHITFLIGTLAISGFPLLSGFYSKDEIIAHAFTHGTWLYVALMASAALTAVYMFRLYFVTFHGSFRGTHDQEHHLHEGPPSMTLPLIILAILSVFGGILNLPGVWLHDMAHWMSHHFEHNVAGLNLIKHTAPEGNMALMLMIAASVMSLVILVVCWLVYGKKNSVPVADAQLKGWEKWSANKLYFDELYNFLFVRPTEWLSEKGSHYFEGMFLHRSVVGVGQLIGKSGDLVRKWQTGRTDSYILWMVFGLIGLVVYFLIYKYY, encoded by the coding sequence ATGTCGGTAGCACAATTAGTTCCCCTGATTATTCTGCTTCCTTTAATTGGAGCATTGATCAACGGTACCGTAGGTAAAAACCTTCCAAAAGCAGTTGTCGGCGCTATCGCCACAGGTGTAATGGCCCTTTCGTTCGGATTGGCATTGATGGTTTTTTCGCAACTGGATAAAGCCGTTGAAATAGATTTATTCACCATGCTGAAGACGGAAACGTTTTCGCTGCATGCACGTTTATTAGCCGATAACCTTTCGGTGTGGATGACGCTGATCGTAACAGGAGTCGGTACGCTGATTCACCTGTTCTCGATGGGTTACATGAAACATGATGCCGGTTATTATAAGTTTTTTGTTTACCTCAACCTCTTCATCTTCGCGATGTTGATCCTCGTACTTGGAAGCAACTATTTCATGTTGTTCTTCGGTTGGGAAGGTGTGGGAATCTGCTCTTACTTGCTGATCGGTTTCTGGTACGGCGATTTCAAAAACACAGTAGCAGCGCGTAAAGCGTTCATCATGAATCGAATCGGCGATCTTGGATTGCTAATCGGTTTGTTCCTGTTGTTGTTCAACTTCGGAACACTCGAGTACAGCGAATTGTCAGCCGCCATTATCGGTAGTAAAGTCGATTTGAGCACAATCTTATGTGGAGTAACCCTTTGTCTATTCATCGGAGCTACCGGTAAATCGGCGCAGATTCCGTTGTTTACATGGCTTCCAGACGCAATGGCAGGACCAACTCCGGTTTCGGCATTGATCCACGCCGCAACGATGGTAACTGCAGGTATTTTCCTCGTTGTACGTTCCAATTACATGTTCGAACTGGCACCGATGACGCAGGATATTATGCTTTACATCGGTTTGGCAACTTCGATTGTAGCAGCGATCATTGCCATGCGTCAAAACGACATCAAAAAAGTGCTGGCTTATTCAACCGTTTCTCAATTGGGAATGTTGTTTGTGGCTTTGGGAATGGGCGCTTACACAGCCGCTATGTTCCACGTTACAACACACGCCTTCTTTAAAGCCTTGTTGTTCCTCGGTTCCGGAAGTGTAATCCACGCCATGTCAGATGAGCAGGATATTCGCCAAATGGGTGGTTTACGCAAGAAAATTCCGGTAACACATATTACGTTCTTAATCGGAACATTGGCGATCTCAGGATTCCCGCTGCTTTCGGGTTTTTATTCAAAAGACGAGATCATCGCACATGCATTCACACACGGAACCTGGTTATATGTTGCCTTGATGGCGAGTGCAGCTTTGACAGCCGTTTATATGTTCCGGTTGTACTTTGTGACTTTCCACGGTTCGTTCCGCGGAACACATGACCAGGAACATCATTTACATGAAGGTCCTCCTTCAATGACACTTCCGCTGATCATATTGGCAATTCTTTCCGTTTTCGGCGGAATTCTGAACCTACCGGGAGTTTGGCTGCACGACATGGCACATTGGATGTCACATCATTTCGAACACAATGTTGCCGGATTGAACCTGATCAAACACACCGCTCCCGAAGGAAATATGGCCTTGATGCTGATGATCGCTGCTTCGGTAATGTCGCTGGTGATCCTGGTGGTTTGCTGGCTGGTTTACGGTAAGAAAAACAGCGTTCCGGTTGCCGATGCACAATTGAAAGGCTGGGAAAAATGGTCGGCGAATAAATTGTACTTCGACGAGTTGTACAACTTCCTGTTCGTTCGTCCTACAGAATGGCTTTCCGAAAAAGGATCACATTACTTTGAAGGTATGTTTCTGCACCGCTCGGTTGTTGGCGTAGGTCAGTTGATCGGCAAATCAGGTGATCTGGTACGCAAATGGCAAACGGGTCGCACCGATAGCTACATTTTATGGATGGTCTTTGGACTGATCGGTTTAGTTGTTTATTTCCTCATCTACAAATACTATTAA
- a CDS encoding NAD(P)H-dependent oxidoreductase subunit E has product MSIKITNGNAADEVAPQFSAERMVEVQRIINQYPEGKHKSALMRILHMAEEDFGGWLSVPTMNYVAGILNIQPIEVYEVATFYTMFNIEKPGKVVLEVCRTGPCMLVGSDNIIDHLKQKLGVEVGGTSADGMFTLKTAECLGACGYGPMLQCGKHYHEHLTIEKVDALLETFRKEHSTSSNN; this is encoded by the coding sequence ATGAGCATAAAGATAACAAACGGAAATGCAGCCGATGAGGTAGCACCGCAGTTCAGCGCCGAACGGATGGTTGAGGTACAGCGTATCATCAATCAATATCCTGAAGGCAAACACAAAAGTGCGTTGATGCGCATTCTGCACATGGCCGAAGAAGATTTTGGCGGATGGTTGAGCGTGCCTACGATGAATTACGTAGCCGGGATTCTCAATATTCAGCCGATCGAAGTATATGAGGTAGCCACGTTTTACACAATGTTCAACATTGAAAAACCGGGCAAAGTGGTATTGGAAGTTTGCCGTACCGGGCCTTGCATGCTGGTTGGAAGCGACAACATTATTGATCACCTCAAGCAAAAACTGGGCGTGGAAGTTGGCGGAACTTCGGCTGACGGTATGTTTACGTTGAAAACAGCAGAGTGCCTTGGCGCATGCGGTTACGGACCGATGTTGCAGTGTGGAAAACACTACCACGAGCATTTGACGATTGAGAAAGTCGACGCATTACTGGAAACTTTCCGGAAAGAACATTCAACTTCATCGAACAACTAA
- a CDS encoding NADH-quinone oxidoreductase subunit F (part of NADH-ubiquinone oxidoreductase complex I; shuttles electrons from NADH, via FMN and iron-sulfur (Fe-S) centers, to quinones in the respiratory chain; NuoF is part of the soluble NADH dehydrogenase fragment, which represents the electron input part of NADH dehydrogenase), which produces MGRKLLLEHIDVPGIETYEVYRKTGGYRSVEKALKTMSPQNVVEEVQASGLRGRGGAGFPTGMKWSFLAKPEGVPRYLLCNADESEPGTFKDRYLMEKIPHLLVEGMITSSYALGCNQSYIYIRGEYMWVLEILEKAIAEAYANGWLGKNILGSGYDLDLSVAPGGGAYICGEETALIESLEGKRGNPRIKPPFPAVKGLWGCPTVVNNVETIAAVVPIINDGGAEYAKIGIGKSTGTKLISACGNLVKPGVYELDLGVSVEEFIYSDEWCGGIANGKKLKACVPGGSSVPILPANLVCKTAEGTDRLMTYESLAEGGFASGSMLGSGGFIVFDEDQCIVRNTWNFARFYAHESCGQCSPCREGTGWMEKVLHRLEYGHGNLRDIDLLAEINKKIEGNTICPLGDAAAWPVAAAIRHFREEFEWHVTNPDEAQKRNFGIASAHVPLV; this is translated from the coding sequence ATGGGAAGAAAGCTGTTATTGGAACACATTGATGTTCCTGGAATTGAAACTTACGAGGTATATCGCAAAACAGGTGGTTACCGATCTGTGGAAAAGGCATTGAAAACCATGTCGCCGCAAAATGTAGTCGAAGAAGTACAAGCTTCAGGACTACGTGGACGTGGTGGCGCCGGTTTCCCAACAGGAATGAAATGGTCGTTCCTCGCAAAACCCGAAGGTGTGCCACGTTATTTGCTATGCAACGCTGACGAAAGTGAGCCGGGTACGTTCAAAGACCGTTACCTGATGGAGAAAATTCCTCACCTTTTGGTAGAAGGAATGATCACTTCCAGCTACGCACTTGGGTGTAACCAATCGTACATCTACATCCGTGGTGAATACATGTGGGTGTTGGAAATCTTGGAAAAAGCAATCGCCGAAGCTTACGCAAACGGCTGGTTGGGAAAAAATATTTTAGGTTCGGGTTACGACCTTGACCTTTCCGTCGCTCCGGGTGGTGGTGCCTACATTTGTGGTGAAGAAACGGCCCTGATCGAATCCTTGGAAGGTAAACGTGGAAACCCGCGTATCAAACCACCATTTCCGGCTGTAAAAGGTTTGTGGGGATGTCCGACAGTTGTAAACAATGTTGAAACCATTGCTGCGGTAGTTCCTATCATAAATGATGGCGGCGCGGAATATGCCAAAATCGGGATCGGGAAAAGTACGGGAACCAAACTCATCTCCGCTTGCGGAAACCTGGTAAAACCGGGCGTTTATGAACTGGATTTAGGTGTTTCGGTTGAAGAATTTATCTACTCCGACGAATGGTGCGGTGGTATTGCCAATGGCAAGAAACTGAAAGCTTGCGTTCCGGGCGGTTCTTCCGTTCCTATTTTACCTGCCAACCTGGTTTGTAAAACAGCCGAAGGAACTGATCGTTTGATGACCTACGAAAGTTTGGCCGAAGGCGGTTTCGCATCGGGTTCCATGCTGGGATCAGGTGGTTTTATCGTATTCGACGAAGATCAGTGTATTGTTCGCAACACCTGGAATTTTGCCCGTTTCTACGCTCACGAATCGTGCGGTCAATGTTCACCTTGCCGTGAAGGTACAGGCTGGATGGAAAAAGTACTGCACCGTTTGGAATACGGCCATGGTAACCTGCGCGACATCGATTTATTAGCAGAAATCAATAAGAAAATAGAAGGAAATACCATTTGTCCGTTGGGTGATGCAGCAGCATGGCCGGTAGCAGCGGCAATCCGTCATTTCCGTGAAGAATTTGAATGGCACGTGACCAATCCCGACGAAGCGCAAAAACGCAACTTCGGTATTGCATCGGCTCATGTACCTTTAGTATAA
- a CDS encoding NADH-quinone oxidoreductase subunit H: MLEKIILIVALFSVTLLIATYLTLAERKVAAWLQDRIGPDRAGPWGLLQPLADAGKMFFKEDFIPTNADKWLFIIGPGIAMFTALLTGSVIPWGPDLQVFGETVELQVANVDVGILFIMGIVSIGVYGIMIGGWASNNKFSLFGAIRASSQMISYELAMGISIITIVMMSGSLNLRDIVEDQHGFNWYAWKQPLCFVVFFVCAMAECNRAPFDLPECESELIGGYHTEYGSMKLGFFLFAEYINMFISCAVISAVFFGGYNFPGMDYFSGNTLAILGTLVFFGKTFLFIFVFMWIRWTLPRFRYDQLMHLGWKKLIPIALINMLVTGIIIAAVSGWFNGEKPKTDEPMKVKTEQPDKRLSMNANTH, from the coding sequence ATGTTAGAGAAAATCATATTAATAGTCGCGTTGTTCAGTGTTACCTTGCTGATTGCAACGTATTTGACCCTCGCTGAACGTAAAGTAGCTGCTTGGTTGCAAGACCGCATCGGGCCTGACAGAGCAGGGCCGTGGGGACTTTTACAGCCATTGGCCGATGCCGGAAAAATGTTCTTTAAGGAAGATTTTATTCCAACCAACGCTGATAAATGGTTATTCATTATCGGGCCCGGAATCGCTATGTTTACCGCATTATTGACCGGATCGGTGATTCCATGGGGACCTGATTTACAGGTATTCGGCGAAACAGTTGAATTACAGGTTGCTAATGTCGACGTCGGCATTTTGTTCATCATGGGAATCGTTTCCATCGGTGTATACGGCATCATGATCGGTGGCTGGGCTTCCAACAACAAATTTTCCTTATTTGGAGCTATTCGTGCGAGTTCGCAAATGATTTCCTACGAATTGGCAATGGGAATCTCCATCATTACCATCGTGATGATGAGCGGAAGTTTGAACCTGCGCGATATCGTTGAAGACCAGCACGGATTTAACTGGTATGCGTGGAAACAACCGTTGTGCTTTGTGGTATTCTTCGTTTGCGCTATGGCCGAATGTAACCGTGCTCCGTTCGATTTACCGGAATGTGAATCGGAATTGATCGGTGGTTATCATACCGAATATGGTTCCATGAAACTCGGATTCTTCCTTTTTGCCGAATACATTAACATGTTTATTTCCTGTGCCGTGATTTCTGCCGTATTCTTTGGTGGTTACAACTTCCCGGGTATGGATTATTTTTCAGGTAATACACTCGCTATTCTCGGAACATTGGTATTCTTCGGAAAAACCTTCCTCTTCATCTTTGTATTCATGTGGATTCGCTGGACATTACCGCGTTTCCGTTACGATCAATTGATGCACCTTGGCTGGAAAAAACTGATTCCGATTGCATTGATAAACATGTTGGTGACAGGAATCATCATCGCTGCCGTTTCAGGTTGGTTTAACGGTGAAAAACCGAAAACTGACGAGCCGATGAAGGTGAAAACAGAACAACCCGACAAACGATTGTCGATGAACGCAAACACTCATTAG
- a CDS encoding Fe-S-binding domain-containing protein: MVKVIVDDIEVEVEPGTTILNAARKIGGDVVPPAMCYYSKLEGSGGKCRTCLVEVAAGSTADPRPMPKLVASCSTPVQDGMVIKNKTSERVHENRGAVTEFLLINHPLDCPICDQAGECHLQDLGFEHGKAGTRYEEERRTYDPIDIGDKIKLHMNRCILCYRCVYVANQLTDKRVHGIMHRGEHAEISTYIEQAIDNDFSGNVIDVCPVGALTDKTFRFKSRVWFLKPMNASCECTKCAGKAVVWMFGNEIMRVTGRKDQYGEIEDIDGKTAWICNDCRFEKKDVSLWNIEGPRVINRHSVISQNQYLQNDPKRDAKKLTGTK, encoded by the coding sequence ATGGTAAAAGTTATCGTTGACGATATTGAAGTAGAAGTAGAACCGGGAACAACCATTCTCAATGCCGCACGTAAGATCGGTGGTGATGTGGTTCCTCCTGCGATGTGTTATTATAGCAAGCTGGAAGGCAGCGGTGGAAAATGCCGTACCTGTCTGGTGGAAGTAGCCGCAGGTTCGACAGCCGATCCGCGCCCGATGCCCAAATTGGTGGCTTCGTGTTCTACGCCCGTGCAAGACGGAATGGTGATCAAAAACAAGACCAGCGAACGCGTGCATGAAAATCGCGGAGCCGTTACTGAGTTTTTGCTCATCAATCACCCGTTGGATTGCCCGATTTGCGACCAAGCCGGTGAATGTCACCTGCAGGATCTTGGATTTGAGCATGGTAAAGCAGGAACACGTTACGAAGAAGAACGCCGTACCTACGATCCGATTGATATCGGTGACAAGATCAAGTTGCACATGAATCGTTGCATCTTGTGCTACCGTTGTGTATATGTGGCCAATCAATTGACCGATAAACGCGTTCACGGGATCATGCACAGAGGTGAACATGCCGAAATCAGCACCTACATCGAGCAGGCAATCGACAACGATTTCTCCGGAAACGTGATTGATGTGTGTCCGGTTGGAGCGTTGACTGACAAAACATTCCGCTTTAAAAGCCGCGTGTGGTTCCTGAAACCAATGAACGCTTCGTGTGAATGTACCAAATGTGCCGGAAAAGCGGTGGTTTGGATGTTCGGAAACGAAATCATGCGTGTTACAGGCCGCAAAGACCAATATGGTGAAATTGAAGATATCGACGGGAAAACCGCATGGATCTGCAACGACTGCCGCTTCGAGAAAAAAGACGTCAGTCTGTGGAACATTGAAGGTCCGCGTGTAATTAACCGCCACTCGGTGATTTCACAAAATCAATACCTTCAAAACGATCCGAAACGAGATGCTAAGAAACTAACGGGAACGAAATAA